The Candidatus Krumholzibacteriota bacterium genome contains a region encoding:
- a CDS encoding STAS domain-containing protein: MRLLTRERDGVVLLDLQGKLMGGPDADAFREKIHGLIEQGRKHVVVNLKDVNWVNSTGVGILITGYTTLRKNGGDLKLLHVSKKIQSVLYVTKLNLIFECFDDENTVVQSFRA, translated from the coding sequence GTGAGGCTACTCACGAGGGAACGGGACGGCGTCGTGCTCCTCGATCTCCAGGGCAAGCTGATGGGCGGGCCCGACGCGGACGCCTTCCGCGAGAAGATCCACGGCCTCATCGAGCAGGGGCGCAAGCATGTCGTGGTCAACCTCAAGGATGTCAACTGGGTCAACAGCACCGGCGTCGGCATCCTCATCACCGGGTACACGACCCTGCGGAAGAACGGCGGCGATCTCAAGCTCCTGCACGTTTCGAAGAAAATCCAGAGCGTGCTCTACGTTACGAAACTGAACCTGATCTTCGAGTGTTTCGACGACGAGAACACCGTCGTTCAGAGCTTCAGGGCCTGA
- a CDS encoding ATP-binding protein: MADSVILEFPSEYRFLNMVDLLCVELVGEMGFPPEAQNEISISVIEACTNSLEHGNKCCPERNVRVVMTMFPDRFQVEAFDHGEGFDFDEYMKHIPDPADIAHLRGRGIYIMKHMMDELSYEQLPDRGIKIALVKYLPGKRPGNA; this comes from the coding sequence ATGGCTGATAGCGTCATACTCGAGTTTCCGAGCGAATACCGGTTTCTGAACATGGTCGATCTTCTCTGCGTCGAACTCGTCGGCGAGATGGGTTTTCCTCCGGAGGCGCAGAACGAGATATCGATCTCGGTGATCGAGGCCTGCACGAATTCGCTCGAGCACGGCAACAAGTGCTGCCCGGAGCGGAATGTCCGGGTCGTGATGACCATGTTCCCCGACCGTTTCCAGGTCGAGGCGTTCGATCACGGTGAAGGGTTCGATTTCGACGAGTACATGAAACACATTCCCGATCCGGCCGATATCGCCCACCTTCGCGGACGCGGCATCTACATCATGAAGCACATGATGGACGAGCTGTCCTACGAGCAACTCCCGGATCGGGGGATAAAGATCGCACTCGTGAAGTATCTGCCGGGTAAGCGTCCGGGGAACGCGTAA
- a CDS encoding SpoIIE family protein phosphatase: MTTASILATVYFVCGAIIFLLATTILRYSAKTAVGWATALVLLFASFGPMLGAASVILERNLREGTVLFGSLVASFEYTWEFFFPSLVLFALVHPVRNRIWKYIKRGAFLLFVPHVFHLVMLIFLIDRVNPSKTFDFMTDLPFADGRMAATMGTLSSSLNVLMELLFKAHRTLFSFVNISYAGFSMLLLGASMRRDLAPRVRRQTRAVIIGLGACIATYAFARIGPILFQAAADPTVMALLVNASLIVGGGSIAFAIVRYEFLDLRQIARKGIFYGGAIAIFASFYLVVVKQVMAFFYRFSGSRMEFVETGLIVVFIIIFQPVFSRIEEWAERRVLSEEKTPRFRIRRLSAELLSMIDLEDMRERTRQALRTIFDADDVELFLAKEITADREDRYAPQVLETLAQFREPIVRLDFMEALGFLNVTGRMFMRPGRRVLDEAVELLPGTVRRFARYELIVPVMRGARCEAVLLLGRRREHRGYSTEEQSLISMLSAQISASLSRIELLAQVVEKKLIEEELNIARSIQLNLLPSRPPVVDRYDAAAVSLSSKQVGGDYYDYLQREGLLACTVADVSGKGVPASLLMASLQASLRAMKEHMHDPVGLVGRLNDVMCDVTAPDKFATLFYGCLDTRTDEFVYTNAGHFFPVVVRDGGRIEILDYSGLILGVQPGFPYENRKIRFKPGDVLVVTTDGVTEAEDDDGELFGEERLHPLLSGLRGLEAASIRDEIVESVNRFSYPRGANDDLTILVLKRTA, encoded by the coding sequence ATGACCACGGCATCGATACTCGCGACGGTCTATTTCGTGTGCGGCGCGATCATCTTCCTGCTCGCCACGACGATTCTCCGCTATTCGGCGAAGACGGCCGTCGGCTGGGCGACCGCCCTGGTGCTCCTCTTCGCGAGTTTCGGCCCGATGCTCGGGGCGGCCAGCGTGATCCTCGAGCGGAATCTCCGGGAAGGCACCGTCCTCTTCGGCTCCCTGGTGGCGAGTTTCGAATACACCTGGGAATTCTTCTTCCCCTCGCTCGTCCTCTTCGCGCTCGTCCATCCCGTGCGGAACCGCATCTGGAAGTACATCAAGCGAGGCGCCTTTCTCCTCTTCGTGCCGCACGTTTTCCACCTCGTGATGCTGATCTTCCTGATCGACCGCGTCAACCCGTCGAAGACCTTCGATTTCATGACGGACCTGCCCTTCGCCGACGGCAGGATGGCGGCGACGATGGGGACGCTCTCCAGCTCGCTCAACGTATTGATGGAGCTTCTCTTCAAGGCGCACCGCACGCTCTTCTCCTTCGTGAACATCTCCTACGCCGGCTTCTCGATGCTTTTGCTCGGCGCCTCGATGCGCCGCGATCTCGCCCCCCGCGTCAGGCGCCAGACCCGCGCGGTGATCATCGGCCTCGGGGCCTGTATCGCCACCTACGCCTTCGCCCGCATCGGCCCCATCCTCTTCCAGGCGGCGGCGGATCCGACCGTCATGGCGCTTCTGGTCAACGCGTCGCTGATCGTCGGCGGCGGCTCGATCGCCTTCGCGATCGTCCGGTACGAGTTTCTCGACCTCAGGCAGATCGCGCGCAAGGGCATCTTCTACGGCGGCGCCATCGCCATCTTCGCTTCCTTCTATCTCGTGGTCGTCAAGCAGGTGATGGCCTTCTTCTACCGCTTCTCGGGGAGCCGCATGGAGTTCGTCGAGACGGGGCTCATCGTCGTCTTCATCATCATCTTCCAGCCGGTCTTCTCGCGCATCGAGGAATGGGCGGAGCGGCGGGTGCTGAGCGAGGAGAAGACGCCGCGATTCCGCATCCGGCGGCTCAGCGCGGAGCTCCTCTCGATGATCGATCTCGAGGACATGCGCGAACGGACGAGGCAGGCCCTTCGCACGATCTTCGACGCAGACGACGTCGAGCTTTTCCTCGCGAAGGAGATCACCGCCGATCGCGAGGACCGGTACGCGCCGCAGGTGCTGGAGACGCTCGCCCAGTTCCGCGAGCCGATCGTCCGGCTCGATTTCATGGAGGCGCTCGGGTTCCTGAACGTCACCGGCAGGATGTTCATGCGGCCCGGCCGGCGCGTTCTCGACGAGGCAGTCGAGCTGCTTCCCGGCACCGTGCGGCGGTTCGCCCGCTACGAACTGATCGTGCCCGTCATGCGCGGCGCGAGGTGCGAGGCGGTGCTTCTGCTCGGCAGGCGCCGGGAGCACCGCGGCTATTCCACCGAGGAGCAGTCGCTCATCTCGATGCTCTCCGCGCAGATATCGGCTTCCCTGTCGCGGATCGAACTGCTCGCCCAGGTCGTCGAGAAGAAGCTGATCGAGGAGGAGCTGAATATCGCCCGGTCGATCCAGCTCAACCTTCTCCCCTCGCGGCCCCCGGTGGTCGACCGGTACGACGCGGCCGCGGTCAGCCTCTCGAGCAAGCAGGTCGGCGGCGATTACTACGATTACCTCCAGCGCGAGGGGTTGCTCGCCTGCACCGTCGCGGACGTGTCGGGCAAGGGCGTGCCCGCCTCCCTGCTCATGGCGTCGCTGCAGGCCAGTCTCCGGGCGATGAAGGAACACATGCACGATCCGGTCGGTCTCGTCGGCAGGCTGAACGACGTGATGTGCGACGTGACGGCCCCGGACAAGTTCGCCACGCTCTTCTACGGTTGCCTCGACACGCGCACCGACGAGTTCGTCTACACGAACGCGGGCCACTTCTTCCCCGTCGTCGTCCGCGACGGCGGCAGGATCGAGATCCTCGACTACAGCGGCCTCATCCTCGGCGTCCAGCCGGGATTTCCCTACGAGAACCGGAAAATCAGATTCAAACCCGGGGATGTGCTCGTCGTGACGACCGACGGCGTCACCGAGGCGGAGGACGACGACGGTGAACTCTTCGGCGAGGAGCGACTGCATCCCCTCCTCTCCGGGCTCCGCGGGCTGGAGGCGGCGTCGATCAGGGACGAGATCGTCGAGTCGGTCAACCGCTTCTCCTACCCGAGGGGCGCGAACGACGATTTGACGATCCTCGTGCTGAAGCGGACGGCATGA
- the ruvX gene encoding Holliday junction resolvase RuvX codes for MNETNGKQETGAARVLGIDPGTVRWGLALSDPLRITAQGLETFSGGDETAFVEHVARLVDENGVETVVIGLPLAMHGGEIEGSARSRALADRIVGRCGVAVELRDERMTSREAERVLGQEGRIRRAGDIDRLAAVLLLQSWLDERA; via the coding sequence ATGAACGAAACGAACGGGAAGCAGGAAACCGGCGCCGCGCGCGTTCTCGGGATCGATCCGGGAACGGTCCGCTGGGGGCTCGCCCTGAGCGATCCGCTCCGGATCACCGCGCAGGGGCTCGAAACCTTCTCCGGCGGCGACGAGACGGCGTTCGTCGAGCACGTCGCGCGGCTCGTCGATGAGAACGGCGTCGAGACGGTCGTCATCGGGCTGCCGCTTGCGATGCACGGCGGGGAGATCGAGGGGTCGGCCCGGTCGCGGGCGCTCGCCGACCGCATCGTCGGACGGTGCGGCGTGGCGGTGGAGTTGCGCGACGAGCGAATGACGAGCCGCGAGGCGGAGCGCGTTCTCGGGCAGGAGGGGCGAATCCGCAGGGCGGGGGACATCGACCGCCTCGCCGCGGTCCTCCTGCTCCAGTCATGGCTCGACGAAAGGGCATAG
- the mltG gene encoding endolytic transglycosylase MltG yields the protein MQKVTVIVSVLVTAAVAALFQVGWQYYDGGADENGRRIEIRIEPGTTFNEVKAALSDTGVLERPRLFRWAAWLTRRETRIQSGRYLFSRGESVASILDKLSRGAIDYTRVVVPEGLLLREIASLMASSTEIDSTRFLELAADSALLAEAGIDAPSLEGYLFPDTYLFSWPLDERTAILRMVDRFHEVFDERLQSRADSLGLTVNEAVTLASIVQAEAVYDSEMPRISAVYHNRLVGGMRLEADPTVAYALGGVRRRLWYKDLRVSSPYNTYRVPGLPPGPICSPGRAALEAAVTPLVGSRDLYFVADGSGRHLFSRSLQEHLINKERARDGEQPWMKDFFDGSEAGTGGAPPESRNAQ from the coding sequence ATGCAGAAGGTCACGGTAATCGTCTCGGTGTTGGTGACCGCCGCCGTCGCCGCCCTCTTCCAGGTCGGCTGGCAGTACTACGACGGCGGCGCAGACGAGAACGGACGGCGCATAGAGATCCGGATCGAGCCGGGAACGACATTCAACGAGGTCAAGGCCGCCCTCTCCGATACCGGCGTGCTCGAACGGCCGCGCCTCTTCCGGTGGGCGGCCTGGCTCACCCGGCGGGAGACGAGGATACAGTCGGGGCGGTACCTCTTCAGTCGCGGGGAGAGCGTGGCCTCGATTCTCGACAAGCTCTCCCGCGGGGCGATCGACTACACGCGCGTCGTCGTTCCCGAGGGGCTTTTGCTGCGCGAGATCGCGTCGCTCATGGCGTCGTCCACCGAGATCGATTCCACCCGGTTCCTCGAGCTCGCGGCCGATTCGGCGCTTCTCGCCGAGGCGGGGATCGACGCTCCCTCCCTCGAGGGATACCTCTTCCCCGACACCTATCTCTTCTCGTGGCCGCTCGACGAGCGAACGGCGATCCTCAGGATGGTCGACCGCTTCCACGAGGTATTCGACGAGAGGCTCCAGTCCCGGGCCGACTCGCTCGGGTTGACCGTCAACGAGGCGGTCACGCTCGCATCGATCGTCCAGGCCGAGGCGGTGTACGATTCGGAGATGCCCCGGATATCGGCCGTCTACCACAACCGTCTCGTCGGCGGGATGCGTCTCGAGGCGGACCCGACCGTCGCCTACGCGCTCGGGGGCGTCCGGCGGCGGCTGTGGTACAAGGATCTGCGCGTCTCCTCCCCGTACAACACGTACCGCGTTCCCGGCCTGCCCCCCGGGCCGATCTGCAGCCCGGGCCGCGCCGCCCTCGAGGCGGCCGTGACGCCCCTCGTCGGCAGCCGGGATCTCTATTTCGTCGCGGACGGCTCCGGACGGCATCTCTTCAGCCGTTCGCTCCAGGAGCACCTCATCAACAAGGAACGCGCCCGCGACGGCGAGCAGCCATGGATGAAGGACTTCTTCGACGGCTCCGAGGCCGGCACGGGAGGGGCTCCTCCTGAAAGCAGGAACGCGCAGTAA
- the larE gene encoding ATP-dependent sacrificial sulfur transferase LarE — protein MLRGILGDCGRAAVAFSGGVDSTLLLAESRDALGADGVVAVTASAPFVPAGELEEARRIARLVGAEHVTVDAGSLMDDPGFTANPADRCYGCKKAILTKIVEAAAARGCDCVLEASNADDRGDYRPGARAVRELGVGSPLQAAGLTKAEIRELLRVRGLPNWDRPASPCLASRIPYGEEITAGKLRQVEEAETLLREAGFPVCRVRHHGPVARIEVPRDEIPRLLEPDTGDRLAAGLRLIGFIYVSVDLAGFRSGSLNEGIGDGGEEG, from the coding sequence ATGCTTCGCGGGATCCTCGGCGACTGCGGCCGCGCGGCCGTCGCCTTCTCGGGGGGCGTCGACTCGACGCTCCTTTTGGCGGAGTCGCGGGACGCGCTCGGCGCGGACGGCGTCGTCGCCGTGACGGCCTCGGCGCCCTTCGTGCCGGCGGGGGAGCTCGAGGAGGCGCGGCGGATCGCGCGTCTCGTCGGGGCCGAGCACGTAACGGTCGACGCGGGCTCGCTGATGGACGATCCCGGCTTCACGGCCAATCCTGCCGACCGGTGCTACGGGTGCAAGAAGGCGATCCTCACGAAAATCGTCGAGGCGGCGGCGGCGCGCGGATGCGACTGCGTCCTCGAGGCGTCGAACGCCGACGACCGGGGGGATTACCGTCCCGGCGCGCGGGCCGTGCGCGAGCTCGGCGTGGGAAGCCCGCTGCAGGCGGCGGGGCTGACGAAGGCGGAGATCAGGGAACTGCTCCGTGTGCGAGGGCTTCCGAACTGGGATCGTCCCGCATCGCCCTGCCTCGCCTCGCGCATTCCCTACGGCGAGGAGATCACGGCCGGCAAGCTGCGCCAGGTGGAGGAGGCGGAGACGCTCCTCCGGGAGGCGGGCTTTCCCGTCTGCCGGGTCCGCCATCACGGGCCCGTCGCGAGGATCGAGGTGCCCCGGGACGAAATCCCGCGGCTGCTCGAGCCCGACACGGGAGACCGTCTCGCCGCCGGTCTGCGCCTGATCGGTTTCATCTACGTCTCGGTCGACCTGGCCGGATTCAGATCGGGAAGCCTAAACGAGGGTATCGGCGACGGCGGGGAGGAGGGATGA
- a CDS encoding DUF5329 family protein, which produces METRTERIVAASVGLFLACAILAPAGAVARNRGGPADTSSALADTVSMLLRFVRESGCVFIRNGREHDAEAAAGHMERKYRHYRDRIATPEDFIRLAATKSMMSGKAYLVRPPGGEVRASAEWLGDALVDLRRRRRTVTKTSPPDTTAGTLPDGE; this is translated from the coding sequence ATGGAGACGCGCACGGAACGGATCGTCGCGGCGTCGGTCGGGCTTTTCCTCGCGTGCGCGATCCTCGCGCCGGCGGGCGCCGTCGCCCGAAACAGGGGCGGACCGGCCGACACGTCGTCGGCCCTCGCCGATACCGTCTCGATGCTCCTCCGCTTCGTCCGCGAATCCGGATGCGTCTTCATCCGCAACGGGCGCGAGCACGACGCCGAGGCGGCGGCGGGCCACATGGAACGGAAGTACAGGCACTACCGTGACAGGATCGCGACTCCCGAGGATTTCATCCGTCTCGCCGCGACGAAGAGCATGATGAGCGGCAAGGCCTACCTCGTACGCCCGCCGGGCGGCGAGGTCCGCGCGTCGGCCGAGTGGCTGGGCGACGCGCTCGTCGATCTGCGCCGGCGCCGCCGCACGGTCACGAAGACATCTCCCCCCGACACGACCGCCGGCACCCTTCCCGACGGCGAATGA